A single window of Eucalyptus grandis isolate ANBG69807.140 chromosome 1, ASM1654582v1, whole genome shotgun sequence DNA harbors:
- the LOC104432476 gene encoding elongation factor P isoform X3 — protein MASLNLSSSVASSSSPSPSSSAARSMLRAPALSLSSSKHSVFSPRSFPGFHRRASYPRIYALSSNDIKVGTSLVVDGAPWRVLEFLHVKPGKGAAFVRTKMRNYITGNSVEKTFRAGSSIFWRLLSKPRLSDIWITFQIDEADVFKETKQFTYKDGAQFVFMDLTTYEEIRLNESDVGDETKWLKEGLDCNLLFWNGKHCLCCRLLALKSQTQLS, from the exons ATGGCGTCTCTCAACCTCTCCTCCTCCGtggcgtcgtcgtcgtcgccgtcgccgtcttcTTCTGCCGCTCGTTCGATGCTCCGTGCGcccgcgctctctctctcctcctcgaAGCACTCCGTCTTCTCGCCCCGGTCCTTCCCCGGATTCCATCGACGCGCTTCCTATCCGA GAATTTATGCTCTGTCCAGTAACGACATAAAAGTCGGCACCAGCCTTGTCGTCGATGGGGCTCCTTGGCGTGTTCTTG AATTCTTACATGTGAAACCTGGAAAAGGAGCAGCTTTTGTTAGAACCAAGATGCGCAATTACATAACAGGAAACTCTGTTGAGAAAACCTTTAGAGCCGGAAGTTCG ATCTTTTGGAGATTGCTGTCCAAACCAAGACTATCTGATATCTGGATCACTTTCCAGATTGACGAGGCAGATGTATTCAAGGAAACCAAGCAATTCACTTACAAAGATGGTGCCCAGTTTGTCTTCATGGACTTG ACTACCTATGAGGAAATTCGTCTCAATGAATCAGATGTTGGTGACGAGACAAAGTGGTTAAAAGAGGGTTTGGACTGCAATCTGCTGTTTTGGAATGGGAAG CATTGTCTCTGTTGCAGATTATTGGCTTTGAAGTCCCAAACACAGTTAAGCTGA
- the LOC104432465 gene encoding pentatricopeptide repeat-containing protein At3g04760, chloroplastic: MRVLNGPGGTARTSSRTMPPHPSSLPSPPHPPPSPLLHLPSQHQPCSSRSAIISRQHQRTIRRSNLVARSSQSRDSHGSSVYRTGAVLTRPSEVQEQRSCPVRVQYLAERIRAVPARDRAEFVRLLRRDGQMGSLSGANDLLAALAVAREPDIALQVFDEMPAHGLVPDAWTFSTLIVCHCLKNSLDDAARILDFMVENELRPSVATFTTLVNSFCRKGELQKAFEVVGVMKKVGCEPTIQTYNCLIKGLCYVGRVEEAYEMLGKISKESISIEPDIYTYTAVMDGFCKVGRSPEAKELLDEALEAGLAPNVVTYNTLFNGYCKEGKPVKGFGVLKLMKERDCAPDRISYITLIHGLLKWGKIRAALRAYKEMVGDGFEVEERMSNTLLRALCKISWKERDLLDDAYQMFKKMRSTGCAIDESSYGFIIQTLSVGNRNEEALFNMEHMMTMGHSPKMISLARLLRALCREGKLGKALSVLMDERLGHPSKEVYNVIINEFNRQGRWLCACNVYGMALKQGVVPEKKPEDAKGRVLVKSRQ, translated from the coding sequence ATGCGGGTTCTTAATGGCCCGGGCGGCACGGCGCGCACGTCGTCGCGCACGATGCCTCCTCATCCTTCCTCGCTGCCGTCCCCTCCCCATCCTCCCCCATCCCCACTCCTCCATCTTCCTTCGCAGCACCAGCCTTGCTCGTCTCGAAGCGCCATCATCTCCCGACAACATCAGAGGACGATCCGACGGAGCAACCTCGTCGCGAGATCCTCGCAGAGCAGAGATTCGCACGGCTCTTCTGTTTATAGAACTGGCGCCGTCCTAACGCGGCCGAGCGAAGTGCAGGAGCAGAGGAGCTGCCCGGTCCGCGTCCAGTACTTGGCCGAAAGGATCAGGGCGGTGCCCGCTAGGGACAGGGCCGAGTTCGTCCGCCTCCTGCGGCGTGATGGGCAGATGGGGAGCTTGTCCGGGGCCAACGATCTGCTCGCGGCTCTGGCCGTGGCGCGCGAGCCCGACATCGCATTGCaggtgttcgacgaaatgccggCTCACGGGTTGGTCCCGGACGCGTGGACGTTTTCGACCCTGATCGTCTGCCACTGTCTGAAGAACAGTTTGGATGATGCTGCGCGGATCTTGGACTTCATGGTGGAGAATGAGCTCCGCCCGAGCGTCGCGACTTTCACGACCCTCGTGAATTCGTTCTGCAGAAAGGGCGAATTGCAGAAGGCTTTTGAGGTCGTGGGCGTGATGAAGAAAGTGGGTTGCGAGCCCACGATTCAGACGTACAATTGCTTGATCAAAGGGTTGTGTTACGTTGGGAGGGTGGAGGAAGCATACGAGATGTTGGGGAAGATCAGCAAGGAATCAATTTCGATCGAGCCGGACATATACACATACACAGCTGTTATGGATGGGTTTTGCAAAGTGGGTAGGTCACCAGAGGCCAAGGAATTGCTTGATGAAGCTCTAGAGGCAGGGTTGGCTCCGAATGTGGTCACTTACAATACTTTGTTCAATGGGTATTGCAAAGAAGGGAAGCCAGTGAAGGGCTTTGGGGTGTTGAAGCTGATGAAGGAGAGAGATTGCGCGCCGGACCGCATCAGTTATATCACCTTGATTCACGGCTTGTTGAAGTGGGGGAAGATAAGGGCTGCATTGAGGGCTTATAAAGAGATGGTAGGAGAtggttttgaagttgaagagAGGATGTCGAATACGTTGCTGAGGGCATTGTGCAAGATTTCTTGGAAGGAGAGAGACCTATTGGATGATGCATACCAGATGTTCAAGAAAATGAGAAGCACGGGTTGTGCTATCGATGAGAGCTCTTATGGATTTATCATACAAACGCTTTCAGTGGGGAATAGAAATGAAGAAGCTTTGTTCAATATGGAGCACATGATGACAATGGGGCATTCACCAAAAATGATTAGCTTAGCTAGATTGTTGAGAGCACTTTGCAGGGAGGGAAAGCTGGGCAAGGCTTTGTCGGTCCTAATGGATGAAAGATTGGGGCATCCCAGTAAAGAAGTGTACAACGTGATTATAAACGAGTTTAATCGACAAGGAAGGTGGTTATGCGCTTGTAATGTGTATGGCATGGCACTGAAGCAAGGTGTTGTGCCCGAGAAGAAGCCAGAAGACGCCAAGGGAAGAGTCTTGGTCAAATCACGACAGTAA
- the LOC120295719 gene encoding pentatricopeptide repeat-containing protein At1g62670, mitochondrial-like yields the protein MEDTSLRTMPPHHSSLSSPPHPPPSPLLHLPSQLKPCPSRSVIISRQHLRTIQRSNLVATSSQSRDSHGSPVYRTSAVPTQPSEVHGQVSCPVRVQYLAKRIRAVPARDRVEFVRLLRRDGQMGSLSGANDLLAALAVAREPNVALQVFNEMPAHGLVPDTWTFSTLIVCHCLKNSLDDATRILDFMVENELCPSVATFTTLVNSFCRKGEMQKAFAFRSPSFQQHM from the coding sequence ATGGAGGACACGTCACTGCGCACGATGCCTCCTCATCATTCCTCCCTGTCATCCCCTCCACATCCTCCCCCATCCCCACTCCTCCATCTTCCTTCGCAGCTCAAGCCTTGCCCGTCTCGAAGCGTCATCATCTCCCGACAACATCTCAGGACGATCCAACGGAGCAACCTCGTCGCGACATCCTCGCAGAGCAGAGATTCGCACGGCTCTCCTGTTTATAGAACTAGCGCCGTCCCAACGCAGCCGAGCGAAGTGCATGGGCAGGTGAGCTGCCCGGTCCGCGTCCAGTACTTGGCCAAAAGAATCAGGGCGGTGCCCGCCAGGGACAGGGTCGAGTTCGTCCGCCTCCTACGGCGTGATGGGCAGATGGGGAGCTTGTCCGGGGCCAATGATCTGCTCGCGGCTCTGGCCGTGGCGCGCGAGCCCAACGTCGCATTGCAGGTGTTCAACGAAATGCCGGCTCACGGGTTGGTCCCGGACACGTGGACGTTTTCGACCCTGATCGTCTGCCACTGTCTGAAGAACAGTTTAGATGATGCTACGCGGATCTTGGACTTCATGGTGGAGAATGAGCTCTGCCCGAGCGTGGCGACTTTCACGACCCTGGTGAATTCGTTCTGCAGAAAGGGCGAAATGCAGAAGGCTTTTGCCTTTCGAAGTCCCTCTTTCCAACAGCATATGTAG
- the LOC104453747 gene encoding disease resistance protein RUN1, with protein sequence MPIFYDVMPLEVRLRTGVYVEALSLHETKKRYSDETIREWKGALEEAGNIRGYDLQSMRNRGEGEFAKQVVQDVLVALKKPYLVVSDCLVGMDHHVGEIMQRMGTQIQETRIVGIYGMGGVGKTTLAKLIYNQLSPDFENCCFLSNIRETSELYGVEWVQNQLLSGVLKQNSPIIENSSEGSKMIEERLRSKKVLLLLDDVDSEIQLNALMGKRDWFGEGSKLIITTRNSDLLNYHEVDYTHDLTCMNLDQSMQLFSRHAFRRESPLDEYVTLSKKAVDIAGGLPLALEVIGSLLSHTNKERWDDKLEAFKRAPREVQSKLKVSYDALDDWQKHIFLDIGCLFIGGDVDTVIHAWDEDKYSPRETIEFLQHLSLIKIEKDKKLGMHDHLRDLAREITRQECKRRDTNQRRVWDHKEAFELLKTRELKPLKFINQ encoded by the exons ATGCCTATTTTCTATGATGTGATGCCTTTGGAGGTCCGACTGCGGACCGGTGTCTATGTGGAGGCCTTGTCTTTGCATGAAACCAAGAAGCGATACAGTGACGAGACTATTCGAGAGTGGAAGGGGGCTCTCGAAGAGGCCGGAAACATAAGGGGCTACGACCTGCAGAGCATGCGCAACAG GGGCGAAGGTGAGTTCGCGAAGCAGGTAGTCCAGGACGTTCTCGTTGCATTGAAGAAACCTTACTTGGTAGTATCTGACTGCTTGGTTGGAATGGACCATCATGTGGGTGAAATTATGCAAAGGATGGGCACTCAGATACAGGAAACACGGATTGTTGGAATCTACGGAATGGGTGGTGTTGgaaagacaactcttgccaaatTAATCTACAATCAACTCTCGCCTGATTTTGAGAATTGCTGTTTCCTCTCCAACATTCGAGAAACTTCGGAGCTCTATGGTGTCGAGTGGGTGCAGAATCAGCTCCTCTCAGGGGTTCTCAAACAGAATTCGCCCATCATCGAAAATAGCAGTGAAGGGAGTAAGATGATCGAAGAAAGGTTAAGAAGTAAAaaggttcttcttcttctcgacGATGTTGACAGTGAGATTCAACTGAATGCACTTATGGGCAAGCGTGACTGGTTTGGTGAAGGAAGCAAACTTATAATTACAACTAGAAACAGCGACCTTCTCAATTATCACGAAGTGGATTATACTCATGATCTTACTTGTATGAATTTGGACCAATCTATGCAACTGTTTAGTAGACATGCTTTCAGAAGAGAGAGTCCGTTGGATGAGTATGTCACCCTCTCCAAAAAGGCAGTGGACATTGCTGGAGGCCTGCCTCTTGCGCTTGAGGTTATAGGTTCACTTTTATCACACACCAATAAAGAAAGGTGGGATGACAAGCTGGAGGCATTCAAAAGGGCCCCTCGTGAAGTTCAGAGCAAGCTGAAAGTAAGTTATGACGCCTTGGATGATTGGCAAAAACATATCTTCCTCGACATAGGTTGTCTATTTATTGGAGGGGATGTCGATACTGTGATTCATGCGTGGGATGAGGATAAGTATTCCCCGAGAGAAACCATAGAATTTCTGCAGCACttgtctttgataaagattgaaaaagataaaaagctgGGGATGCATGATCAtctgagagacctcgcaagggAAATCACTCGTCAGGAATGTAAAAGGCGAGATACAAACCAGAGGAGGGTGTGGGATCACAAGGAAGCATTTGAATTGCTAAAGACACGCGAG TTAAAACCGTTAAAATTCATAAACCAATAA
- the LOC104432476 gene encoding elongation factor P isoform X1: MASLNLSSSVASSSSPSPSSSAARSMLRAPALSLSSSKHSVFSPRSFPGFHRRASYPRIYALSSNDIKVGTSLVVDGAPWRVLEFLHVKPGKGAAFVRTKMRNYITGNSVEKTFRAGSSIFWRLLSKPRLSDIWITFQIDEADVFKETKQFTYKDGAQFVFMDLTTYEEIRLNESDVGDETKWLKEGLDCNLLFWNGKIIGFEVPNTVKLKVVDVDPGLKGDTAQGGTKPAKLDTGAMVNVPLFVNIGDEILVDTRAGQYMSRA, encoded by the exons ATGGCGTCTCTCAACCTCTCCTCCTCCGtggcgtcgtcgtcgtcgccgtcgccgtcttcTTCTGCCGCTCGTTCGATGCTCCGTGCGcccgcgctctctctctcctcctcgaAGCACTCCGTCTTCTCGCCCCGGTCCTTCCCCGGATTCCATCGACGCGCTTCCTATCCGA GAATTTATGCTCTGTCCAGTAACGACATAAAAGTCGGCACCAGCCTTGTCGTCGATGGGGCTCCTTGGCGTGTTCTTG AATTCTTACATGTGAAACCTGGAAAAGGAGCAGCTTTTGTTAGAACCAAGATGCGCAATTACATAACAGGAAACTCTGTTGAGAAAACCTTTAGAGCCGGAAGTTCG ATCTTTTGGAGATTGCTGTCCAAACCAAGACTATCTGATATCTGGATCACTTTCCAGATTGACGAGGCAGATGTATTCAAGGAAACCAAGCAATTCACTTACAAAGATGGTGCCCAGTTTGTCTTCATGGACTTG ACTACCTATGAGGAAATTCGTCTCAATGAATCAGATGTTGGTGACGAGACAAAGTGGTTAAAAGAGGGTTTGGACTGCAATCTGCTGTTTTGGAATGGGAAG ATTATTGGCTTTGAAGTCCCAAACACAGTTAAGCTGAAGGTGGTGGATGTTGACCCTGGTCTTAAAGGCGATACTGCTCAAG GTGGAACGAAACCAGCGAAACTTGACACAGGTGCTATGGTGAACGTCCCACTGTTTGTGAACATAGGCGACGAGATTTTGGTAGATACAAGAGCTGGGCAATACATGAGTCGTGCGTGA
- the LOC104432495 gene encoding uncharacterized protein LOC104432495 has translation MPAELKHPPPPPPPPPQWRVNFRARSRNFSVEVRAATPIPTWRPPGHHRLSVLLRLWSFVLRLQSDCGAEPPRPRRRSLGSRFLGALERVRGFRAKKRAAATREADKAEVGIVRLSLVPVLISAFLLGAVTARRLDKIGAAVAAVAPTILRRWSKEFFAWQGSFAAAAAAAAAAAAALLGLLTVVRSWSRAIDLAKQADFAGDWARGILWKIWRSAAS, from the exons ATGCCAGCTGAGCTCAAgcatccgccgccgccgccgccgccgccgccgcagtgGAGAGTCAACTTCCGCGCGAGGTCCAGGAACTTCAGCGTCGAGGTCAGGGCCGCAACCCCGATCCCGACGTGGAGGCCTCCCGGCCACCACCGCCTCTCGGTCTTGCTCCGGCTCTGGAGCTTCGTCCTCCGCCTGCAGTCGGACTGCGGGGCCGAGCCTCCGAGGCCGCGCCGGCGATCCCTCGGGTCCAGATTCCTCGGAGCCCTCGAGCGAGTCCGAGGATTTCGAGCCAAGAAACGAGCCGCCGCGACGCGCGAGGCCGATAAG GCTGAGGTCGGGATCGTTCGGCTGTCCCTCGTCCCCGTCCTGATCTCCGCGTTCCTTCTCGGCGCGGTCACGGCCCGCCGCCTGGACAAGATCGGCGCAGCCGTCGCCGCCGTGGCTCCGACGATCCTCCGTCGCTGGTCGAAGGAATTTTTCGCGTGGCAGGGCAGCtttgcggcggcggcggcggcggcggcggcggcggcggcggcgctgcTGGGTCTGTTGACCGTAGTCCGATCATGGTCTCGAGCGATCGATCTGGCAAAGCAGGCGGACTTCGCAGGCGATTGGGCGCGAGGAATCTTGTGGAAGATCTGGAGGAGCGCGGCGTCTTGA
- the LOC104432485 gene encoding probable serine/threonine-protein kinase PBL1, with amino-acid sequence MGCFTVLKGRKKKPERTSYTKNNKDSKELLPMILPEPQIRTRSLQSAPPSFKTRVKPVPTVYVVPNGRTRAFSAPSIAFDMAEQDAFSLAEFEELEDSRHRASTREQRSSSPQPLPLPSPQGPAVLKNAGSFKSTAGSGPLYSSGPLYPSGSLPSGPLPLPPSGALRRFSFDEIAAACHNFSSDRCTSEGLSSIMYRASFGEDNSSSRKFEATVTRLQTSTQGIKEFISDANTLASLQHPYLSKLLGYCAPEGSELRALVYERLYHGSLDRLLYGRSDGPPIDWNSRMKVALCAAQGLTFLHEEGPFQAMFNEFSTANIQIDKDFSAKLSGYGCIGHIQESDMSSSSVALANLSVETVEKGLLTPKSNVWSFGIVLLELLIGRRNLDNRYPKEERDLVKWSRPFLADDCRLSLIMDPQLKGRFPAKAARTVADIAQRCLQKEPSERPTMRTIVDLLKVIQDMKYSCRFPLQEPAAITGKQMLKSTSLNGIMVPTPKLNFSPSPPARVAPPSVSPRNFRALPTSLPPRACSSTLSLEELNSQESRKSSSSSTVRRASVEGF; translated from the exons ATGGGTTGTTTCACCGTCTTGAAGGGTAGGAAGAAGAAACCTGAAAGAACCAGTTACACCAAAAACAATAAGGACTCTAAGGAGCTCCTGCCAATGATTCTGCCCGAACCCCAAATACGGACACGGTCATTGCAGTCTGCTCCACCGAGTTTCAAAACTAGAGTTAAACCTGTTCCGACAGTTTACGTGGTTCCCAATGGTAGGACGCGTGCATTTTCTGCTCCATCTATTGCCTTTGATATGGCCGAACAAGATGCTTTCTCATTGGCTGAATTCGAGGAACTAGAAGATTCAAGACACCGTGCTTCCACAAGAGAACAAAGGTCCTCGAGTCCACAAcctcttccccttccatcaccTCAGGGTCCTGCTGTCCTAAAAAATGCTGGAAGCTTTAAGTCCACAGCAGGGAGTGGCCCACTATATTCTTCTGGACCACTCTATCCTTCTGGATCACTTCCTTCTGGACCTTTGCCTTTGCCTCCCTCAGGAGCCCTTCGAAGGTTTTCATTCGATGAAATTGCTGCAGCTTGCCATAATTTCTCTTCAGATCGATGCACATCAGAAGGTCTATCTTCAATCATGTATAGAGCATCCTTTGGAGAAGATAATTCGAGCTCAAGAAAATTTGAAGCTACCGTCACTCGCCTTCAGACGTCCACTCAG GGAATAAAAGAGTTCATAAGTGATGCAAACACTCTTGCATCTTTGCAACATCCTTACCTCAGTAAGCTGCTCGGGTACTGTGCACCTGAGGGTTCAGAGCTCAGAGCTCTTGTGTATGAGAGGCTTTACCATGGAAGCTTGGACAGGCTTCTGTATGGAAGATCTGACGGACCACCTATAGATTGGAACAGCAGAATGAAAGTTGCCTTATGTGCTGCACAAGGTCTTACTTTCCTGCATGAGGAGGGGCCCTTTCAG GCTATGTTCAATGAATTTTCAACGGCCAACATCCAAATCGACAAGGATTTCAGCGCCAAGCTTTCGGGATACGGTTGCATTGGGCACATTCAAGAGTCAGATATGTCCAGTAGTTCAGTG GCATTAGCGAACCTTTCAGTGGAGACAGTGGAGAAGGGATTGCTCACTCCAAAGAGCAACGTATGGAGTTTTGGCATAGTTCTTCTTGAATTGCTCATTGGTCGGAGGAATCTGGATAACCGGTATCCTAAAGAAGAGAGGGACCTGGTCAAATGGAGTCGGCCTTTCCTGGCTGATGATTGCCGGCTATCACTAATAATGGACCCTCAGCTTAAAGGTCGTTTCCCAGCTAAAGCAGCAAGAACTGTGGCTGACATTGCTCAACGATGCCTCCAGAAAGAACCTTCAGAAAGACCCACGATGAGAACCATTGTGGACCTTTTAAAAGTCATACAAGACATGAAGTATTCCTGCCGATTCCCTTTGCAAGAGCCAGCAGCAATTACCGGGAAGCAAATGTTGAAATCCACAAGCCTAAACGGAATCATGGTCCCAACACCCAAGTTGAATTTTTCCCCGTCCCCACCCGCTAGAGTGGCGCCACCATCTGTCTCTCCCAGGAACTTCCGTGCTCTACCCACATCTCTTCCTCCTCGCGCATGTTCCTCGACCCTTTCCTTGGAGGAATTAAATTCTCAAGAAAGTCGtaaatcttcatcatcatcgaCCGTGCGAAGGGCTAGTGTGGAAGGATTTTGA
- the LOC104432476 gene encoding elongation factor P isoform X2, with protein MASLNLSSSVASSSSPSPSSSAARSMLRAPALSLSSSKHSVFSPRSFPGFHRRASYPRIYALSSNDIKVGTSLVVDGAPWRVLEFLHVKPGKGAAFVRTKMRNYITGNSVEKTFRAGSSIDEADVFKETKQFTYKDGAQFVFMDLTTYEEIRLNESDVGDETKWLKEGLDCNLLFWNGKIIGFEVPNTVKLKVVDVDPGLKGDTAQGGTKPAKLDTGAMVNVPLFVNIGDEILVDTRAGQYMSRA; from the exons ATGGCGTCTCTCAACCTCTCCTCCTCCGtggcgtcgtcgtcgtcgccgtcgccgtcttcTTCTGCCGCTCGTTCGATGCTCCGTGCGcccgcgctctctctctcctcctcgaAGCACTCCGTCTTCTCGCCCCGGTCCTTCCCCGGATTCCATCGACGCGCTTCCTATCCGA GAATTTATGCTCTGTCCAGTAACGACATAAAAGTCGGCACCAGCCTTGTCGTCGATGGGGCTCCTTGGCGTGTTCTTG AATTCTTACATGTGAAACCTGGAAAAGGAGCAGCTTTTGTTAGAACCAAGATGCGCAATTACATAACAGGAAACTCTGTTGAGAAAACCTTTAGAGCCGGAAGTTCG ATTGACGAGGCAGATGTATTCAAGGAAACCAAGCAATTCACTTACAAAGATGGTGCCCAGTTTGTCTTCATGGACTTG ACTACCTATGAGGAAATTCGTCTCAATGAATCAGATGTTGGTGACGAGACAAAGTGGTTAAAAGAGGGTTTGGACTGCAATCTGCTGTTTTGGAATGGGAAG ATTATTGGCTTTGAAGTCCCAAACACAGTTAAGCTGAAGGTGGTGGATGTTGACCCTGGTCTTAAAGGCGATACTGCTCAAG GTGGAACGAAACCAGCGAAACTTGACACAGGTGCTATGGTGAACGTCCCACTGTTTGTGAACATAGGCGACGAGATTTTGGTAGATACAAGAGCTGGGCAATACATGAGTCGTGCGTGA
- the LOC108960088 gene encoding uncharacterized mitochondrial protein AtMg00810-like → MDVHNAFLHGDLDEEIYMEVPQRLQRQGENKVCRLRKSLYGLKQVSRQWYAKFAKSLIVAGFQQSKFDYVVFTWTQGTSFIYLMIYVDDILIMGNDEVAIKGFKEYLHSTFNIKDLGPPKYFLGIEIARSNQVISLSQRKFALEIISEVGLSRCKPAVIPIEQNTKLTIADYDAGLSQQNDPVLRDPLGYQKLIGKLIYLTMTRPDISYAVQTLSQFMHQPKESHMNAALKVVKYLKKSPGLGILLSRKCDMRMTAYCDSDYATCPMSRRSITGFCIKLGDSLLSWKTKKQPTVSLSSAEAEYRAIAKTTCEIV, encoded by the coding sequence atggacgtTCATAATGCTTTCTTGCATGGGGATCTAGACGAGGAGATCTATATGGAAGTGCCACAACGTTTacagagacagggggagaataaagtatgtcgtctTCGCAAATCTTTGTATGGACTCAAGCAAGTTTCCAGACAGTGGTACGCGAAATTTGCTAAGTCTCTGATAGTTGCGGGTTTTCAACAGTCCAAATTCGATTATGTGGTCTTTACATGGACTCAAGGTACGTCATTTATTTACTTGATGATATACGTAGatgatatacttattatgggcAACGACGAAGTAGCTATCAAGGGTTTCAAGGAATATCTACATTCCACTTTCAATATTAAAGACCTAGGTCCTCccaagtattttcttggaattgaaattgcgCGGTCAAACCAAGTTATCTCCCTCAGCCAAAGGAAATTTGCCCTAGAAATTATTTCAGAAGTAGGTTTATCGAGATGTAAGCCAGCAGTGATACCAATAGAGCAAAATACCAAACTCACTATAGCGGATTATGATGCTGGACTATCTCAACAAAATGATCCCGTTCTCAGGGATCCATTGGGGTATCAGAAACTTATTGGGAAGCTTATATATTTGACTATGACCAGGCCAGACATAAGTTATGCTGTGCAGACGCTCAGTCAATTTATGCACCAACCTAAGGAATCTCATATGAATGCTGCACTGAAGGTGGTAAAATACTTGAAGAAAAGTCCTGGACTTGGCATTCTCCTTTCTAGGAAATGTGACATGAGGATGACTGCATATTGTGATTCAGACTATGCAACTTGCCCAATGAGCAGAAGGTCCATAACCGGTTTCTGTATTAAGTTGGGGGATTCCTTACTTTCGTGGAAGACGAAGAAACAGCCAACCGTTTCATTATCCTCGGCAGAGGCAGAATATCGTGCCATAGCTAAAACCACATGTGAAATAGTGTGA
- the LOC104453792 gene encoding disease resistance protein RUN1-like: protein MREYLWFACGVTVSAILFAALLFSDFWKRSAGRLASEDRADKDAAVHNGTAAGGPALDTDTAPDEKRMATSSLGYDYEVFLSFRGPDTRSGITNFLYTSLMDEGIRTYRDDKDLRCGQVVGLELLKAIHQSKISIPIFSKGYASSRWCLQELAHIVKCKKTRGQIIIPIFYDVTPSEVRLRTGVYVEALSLHETEKRYTDETIREWKAALEEAGNIKGYDLSMRNRGEGEFAKQLAQDVLVALKTPYLVVSDCLVGIDHHVDEIMQMMGTRIQETWIVGIYGMGGVGKTTLAKFIYNQLSPDFENCCFLSNIRETSELYGVERVQNQLLSGVLRQNWLIIENSSEGSRMIEERISSKKVLLLLDDVDNEIQLNALMGKRDWFGEGSKLIITTRNRDLLNDHKVGYTHDLTGMNLDQSMQLFSRHAFRRESPLDEYVTLSKKAVDIAGGLPLALEVIGSLLSRTNKERWDDKLEAFKRALVKFRAS, encoded by the exons ATGCGCGAGTACTTGTGGTTCGCCTGCGGGGTGACGGTTTCCGCCATCCTCTTCGCCGCTCTTCTGTTCAGTGATTTCTGGAAGAGAAGTGCAGGTCGCTTGGCTAGCGAAGACAGGGCCGATAAAGATGCAGCTGTCCATAATGGAACAGCAGCAGGTGGGCCCGCTCTTGATACTGATACAGCACCCGATGAGAAGAGGATGGCGACTTCTTCCTTGGGATATGATTATGaggtgttcttgagctttagagggcCGGATACCCGATCGGGCATCACCAATTTCCTCTATACGAGCCTAATGGATGAGGGGATCCGTACTTATAGAGACGATAAAGATCTCCGATGTGGGCAAGTGGTTGGCCTGGAGCTCCTTAAAGCCATCCACCAGTCGAAGATTTCCATACCCATCTTCTCGAAAGGCTATGCCTCCAGTAGATGGTGTCTCCAGGAATTGGCCCACATAGTGAAGTGCAAGAAGACTCGGGGGCAGATCATCATACCTATTTTCTATGATGTGACACCTTCAGAGGTCCGACTGCGAACCGGTGTCTATGTGGAGGCCTTGTCTTTGCACGAAACCGAGAAGCGGTACACTGACGAGACTATTCGAGAGTGGAAGGCGGCTCTCGAAGAGGCCGGAAACATAAAGGGCTACGACCTGAGCATGCGCAACAG GGGCGAAGGTGAGTTCGCGAAGCAGTTAGCCCAGGACGTTCTCGTTGCACTGAAGACACCTTACTTGGTAGTATCTGACTGCTTGGTTGGAATCGACCATCATGTGGATGAAATCATGCAAATGATGGGCACTCGGATACAGGAAACATGGATTGTCGGAATCTACGGAATGGGTGGTGTTGGAAAGACAACTCTCGCCAAATTCATCTACAATCAACTCTCGCCTGATTTTGAGAATTGCTGTTTCCTCTCCAACATTCGAGAAACTTCGGAGCTCTATGGTGTCGAGCGGGTGCAGAATCAGCTCCTCTCAGGGGTTCTCAGACAGAATTGGCTTATCATCGAAAATAGCAGTGAAGGGAGTAGGATGATCGAAGAAAGGATATCAAGTAAAaaggttcttcttcttcttgacgaTGTTGACAATGAGATTCAACTGAATGCACTTATGGGCAAGCGTGACTGGTTTGGTGAAGGAAGCAAGCTTATAATTACGACTAGAAACAGAGACCTTCTCAATGATCACAAAGTGGGTTATACTCATGATCTTACTGGTATGAATTTGGACCAATCTATGCAACTGTTTAGTAGACATGCTTTCAGAAGAGAGAGTCCGTTGGATGAGTATGTCACCCTCTCCAAAAAGGCAGTGGACATTGCTGGAGGCCTGCCTCTTGCGCTTGAGGTTATAGGTTCACTTTTATCACGCACCAATAAAGAAAGGTGGGATGACAAGCTGGAGGCGTTCAAAAGGGCCCTCGTGAAGTTCAGAGCAAGCTGA